In the Synechococcus sp. UW179A genome, one interval contains:
- the dxs gene encoding 1-deoxy-D-xylulose-5-phosphate synthase — protein sequence MHLSDLSHPNQLHGLSVAELEDVAAQIRQRHLEVVSNSGGHLGPGLGVVELTLALYQTLDLDRDRVVWDVGHQAYPHKLITGRYSDFDSLRQKGGVAGYLKRSESTFDHFGAGHASTSISAALGMAMARDRLGQDHKCVAVIGDGALTGGMALEAINHAGHMPNTPLLVVLNDNDMSISPPVGALSSHLNRMRLSPPMQFLSGSVEESMRHLPFMGGDLPAELNRLKGSMRRLAVPKLGAVFEELGFTYMGPVDGHDIAEMMRTFQEAHRVGGPVLVHVLTTKGKGYPYAEADQVGYHAQSAFDLNTGKARPSKTPKPPSYSKVFGQTLVKICEQNPRVVGITAAMATGTGLDLLQKALPDQYIDVGIAEQHAVTLAAGMASDGLRPVVAIYSTFLQRAFDQLIHDVGIQKLPVTFVLDRAGVVGADGPTHQGQYDISYMRAIPNFTVMAPKDEAELQRMLVSSLKHDGPCAIRIPRGPGEGVPLMEEGWEPLPIGCGEVLRSGDDLVIVAYGAMNAKAMATAEILASQGIQATVVNARFLRPLDTELLHPLAKRIGRLVTMEEGSLEGGFGSAVIESLQESELHLPVMRLGIPDVLVDHATPQQSFETLGLLPDQMAERIRERFNLITTQIQNSSETGVEIPSVRS from the coding sequence ATGCACCTGAGCGATCTATCGCATCCCAATCAGCTGCATGGTCTATCAGTGGCCGAGCTTGAAGATGTTGCGGCCCAAATCAGACAGCGTCATCTGGAAGTTGTCTCCAACAGCGGTGGTCACCTCGGTCCTGGCCTTGGGGTTGTTGAGCTCACTCTTGCCCTCTATCAAACCCTGGATTTGGATCGTGACCGGGTGGTCTGGGACGTTGGTCACCAGGCCTATCCACACAAGCTGATCACTGGTCGCTACTCCGATTTCGATTCGCTCAGACAGAAGGGCGGAGTGGCGGGATATCTCAAGCGCTCTGAAAGCACTTTCGATCATTTTGGTGCTGGTCATGCCAGTACCTCCATTTCAGCTGCACTGGGAATGGCCATGGCCCGGGACCGGCTTGGCCAGGATCACAAATGCGTTGCAGTCATAGGCGACGGAGCACTCACCGGTGGAATGGCCCTTGAGGCCATCAACCATGCGGGTCATATGCCCAACACACCCCTTTTGGTGGTGCTCAACGACAACGACATGTCCATTTCCCCGCCCGTCGGGGCTCTCTCAAGTCATCTGAATCGGATGAGGCTTAGCCCTCCAATGCAGTTTCTCTCAGGAAGCGTTGAAGAAAGCATGCGTCATCTGCCGTTTATGGGTGGTGATCTCCCTGCTGAACTCAACCGACTCAAGGGCAGCATGCGCCGTCTGGCGGTGCCCAAGCTCGGTGCTGTCTTCGAAGAACTTGGCTTCACCTATATGGGGCCTGTGGATGGTCACGACATTGCAGAGATGATGAGAACGTTCCAGGAAGCTCACCGCGTTGGTGGTCCAGTTCTGGTGCATGTGCTCACTACCAAAGGCAAGGGCTACCCCTATGCGGAGGCCGATCAGGTGGGTTATCACGCCCAGTCGGCTTTTGACCTCAATACCGGTAAGGCCCGACCGAGCAAAACCCCCAAACCTCCCAGCTACAGCAAGGTTTTCGGACAGACCCTGGTCAAAATCTGCGAGCAGAACCCTCGTGTTGTCGGAATTACAGCAGCCATGGCCACCGGCACGGGTCTGGACTTGCTGCAGAAAGCTTTGCCCGATCAATACATCGACGTGGGCATTGCTGAACAACATGCGGTGACCCTGGCTGCTGGCATGGCATCCGATGGTCTTCGGCCTGTTGTGGCCATCTACAGCACTTTCCTGCAAAGGGCTTTTGACCAGTTGATTCACGATGTGGGGATTCAGAAACTACCGGTCACATTCGTGTTGGACCGTGCTGGGGTCGTCGGTGCCGATGGCCCGACCCACCAGGGTCAGTACGACATCAGCTACATGCGCGCCATCCCCAACTTCACTGTGATGGCTCCGAAGGATGAGGCTGAACTCCAACGCATGCTGGTCAGTTCCCTCAAGCACGATGGACCGTGTGCAATCCGGATTCCGAGGGGCCCCGGTGAAGGTGTTCCTCTGATGGAAGAGGGGTGGGAGCCGCTACCGATCGGTTGTGGCGAAGTCCTCCGCTCGGGGGATGATCTGGTGATCGTGGCCTATGGAGCCATGAATGCCAAAGCGATGGCGACAGCTGAAATCCTTGCCTCTCAGGGGATTCAAGCCACGGTCGTCAATGCTCGATTCCTCAGACCTCTCGACACAGAATTACTGCACCCACTGGCCAAGCGCATCGGTCGACTGGTCACCATGGAGGAAGGATCACTGGAAGGCGGCTTTGGTTCCGCGGTGATTGAGTCCCTTCAGGAATCTGAACTCCATCTGCCTGTCATGAGGCTGGGAATTCCAGATGTTCTGGTGGACCATGCCACGCCACAGCAGAGTTTCGAAACGCTTGGCCTGCTGCCTGATCAGATGGCTGAGAGAATCCGAGAACGCTTCAACTTGATCACCACCCAGATTCAGAACAGCTCAGAAACTGGCGTTGAAATCCCATCAGTTCGAAGCTGA
- the psaK gene encoding photosystem I reaction center subunit PsaK, which produces MLAPLLAIAPATVTWSPKVGLVMIVCNVIAIVIGKAAIKFPNEGAQLPNPAFFGGMSHASLLATTSLGHVIGMGAILGLATRGVL; this is translated from the coding sequence ATGCTCGCTCCACTTCTGGCCATTGCTCCAGCCACGGTTACCTGGTCTCCAAAGGTGGGGCTCGTGATGATTGTTTGCAACGTCATCGCCATTGTGATCGGCAAAGCTGCGATCAAATTTCCGAACGAGGGGGCCCAGTTGCCCAATCCAGCATTTTTCGGTGGAATGAGCCACGCTTCACTGCTGGCTACAACAAGCCTTGGTCATGTGATTGGAATGGGCGCCATCCTCGGCCTGGCGACCAGAGGGGTTCTTTAA
- a CDS encoding DUF3593 domain-containing protein, translated as MPDFDPSPLFALSLFPYLIFLYYLGQRRLLPTLSRRGFQLTLLFVGITIGAALIAELKFGSELVAIDALHGGAEAFLTLSNAVIVAGLIGYQKALR; from the coding sequence ATGCCTGACTTCGATCCATCACCATTGTTTGCGCTCTCCCTCTTTCCATATCTGATCTTTCTCTATTACCTGGGTCAACGGCGGTTACTTCCCACTCTGAGCCGTCGTGGTTTTCAACTCACACTGTTGTTTGTCGGAATCACGATTGGAGCAGCTCTGATTGCCGAGCTGAAATTCGGATCGGAACTGGTGGCTATTGATGCCCTGCATGGTGGGGCTGAAGCTTTCCTGACCCTCAGCAATGCCGTGATCGTCGCAGGATTGATCGGGTATCAAAAAGCACTCCGATGA
- a CDS encoding DUF2499 domain-containing protein has translation MHALSLGTWWIHWASVAEWLMAIVLIHQYKPDGQNTTTRRIAWAMLPALISAMAACTWHLYDNAEELRWLVTFQASFTLIGNAMLAWAAWSIKGPTNVEDQI, from the coding sequence ATGCACGCGCTATCGCTGGGGACATGGTGGATTCATTGGGCCTCAGTAGCTGAATGGCTGATGGCCATCGTGCTGATTCATCAATACAAACCTGATGGTCAGAACACCACTACGCGGCGAATCGCCTGGGCGATGCTTCCAGCGCTGATCAGTGCAATGGCAGCATGCACATGGCATCTCTACGACAACGCTGAAGAATTGCGCTGGCTGGTCACGTTCCAAGCATCATTCACCCTGATCGGCAACGCCATGCTGGCCTGGGCCGCATGGTCAATCAAAGGGCCAACGAACGTGGAGGATCAGATCTGA
- the csaB gene encoding polysaccharide pyruvyl transferase CsaB: MSILLCGYYGEHNLGDDALLQVLVSQIPSDWELVVTARDADAVHALVPGVSTVNRRSLSETIQALNHVDALVLGGGSLLQDGTSFKSLLYYLVLLWIARFKRISILLWGQGLGPLHRRLSQILVKHTLSGVSAVSWRDPGSMGLAKRWGLNVPMVMGPDPVWRHPSPAWTGGDRLILCWRPTRLLDSKGWSALLEAVDRLSSSGCSEVIWLAFHADQDASLWNELHSRDLIPEGLFLRSVQMQAETLEQVQPLFSEASLVIAMRLHALILAATAGCPTAALSYDPKVKAAAQLAALPWVDLNNQLNSEQLIHQWQLAMTAERDGSQIEQLKRDAQLHQIMLVEELGKLSA; this comes from the coding sequence TTGAGCATCCTGCTCTGTGGTTATTACGGCGAGCACAATCTCGGTGACGATGCTCTGCTTCAAGTGCTGGTTTCGCAAATTCCTTCCGATTGGGAACTTGTGGTGACAGCTAGGGACGCAGACGCTGTTCATGCCTTGGTTCCCGGGGTGTCGACAGTGAATCGTCGCTCACTATCGGAAACCATTCAGGCCCTGAACCATGTTGATGCTCTCGTTCTTGGCGGAGGCAGTTTGCTTCAGGACGGAACCAGTTTTAAAAGCCTTCTTTACTATCTCGTTCTTCTCTGGATTGCCCGTTTCAAGCGGATTTCAATTCTGCTCTGGGGTCAAGGACTAGGCCCACTGCATCGTCGACTCAGCCAAATCCTGGTGAAGCACACTCTCTCTGGCGTGAGCGCTGTGTCTTGGCGTGATCCAGGCTCGATGGGGCTTGCAAAGCGCTGGGGACTCAATGTTCCGATGGTGATGGGCCCTGATCCAGTCTGGCGTCATCCCTCGCCAGCTTGGACGGGAGGCGACAGGCTGATCCTCTGCTGGAGACCCACTCGTCTGTTGGACAGCAAGGGCTGGAGCGCTCTTCTTGAGGCGGTGGATCGTTTGAGTTCCAGTGGATGTTCTGAGGTGATCTGGCTGGCCTTCCACGCAGACCAGGATGCGTCGCTGTGGAATGAACTTCATAGTCGTGATCTGATTCCTGAGGGATTGTTTCTCCGTTCCGTTCAGATGCAGGCAGAAACTCTTGAACAGGTCCAGCCCTTGTTCAGTGAAGCTTCACTGGTCATCGCCATGCGTCTGCATGCTTTGATTCTTGCCGCAACGGCAGGTTGTCCGACCGCGGCGCTCAGCTATGACCCGAAGGTGAAGGCAGCAGCGCAACTAGCCGCTTTGCCATGGGTGGATCTGAACAATCAGCTCAACTCCGAGCAGTTGATCCATCAATGGCAGTTAGCAATGACGGCTGAGCGAGATGGTTCGCAAATCGAACAATTGAAGCGTGATGCACAGCTTCACCAGATCATGCTTGTTGAGGAACTCGGAAAACTATCGGCTTAA
- a CDS encoding ABC transporter ATP-binding protein produces MTLELRQVGRNINKQWIVESLTMNVADNECLALVGPSGCGKSTTLRLIAGLDPVSAGSIHISGRDITSLTPAERSVGMVFQSYALLPHLTVFENLELGLRIRGISKRDRTSKIRQILDLVQLWNRAGNRPAELSGGQRQRVALARALIREPEVYLLDEPMSNLDAQLREDIRPELRRLVLEQRKPTIYVTHDQHEAMAMAQRIAVLHEGKIEQIDTPYNLYHNPYSLFVARFIGRPQINCLKDDSDHVRAVRPESIRFSDSGLSGKLQSREWLGNSQLLFLETQQGLIRMMAPPEQTIPEQIRLTWRAEDEILFNVETGLRLSR; encoded by the coding sequence ATGACACTTGAACTCAGACAAGTCGGACGCAACATCAACAAGCAATGGATTGTTGAAAGTTTGACCATGAATGTCGCAGACAATGAATGTCTCGCTCTCGTTGGTCCAAGTGGTTGCGGCAAAAGCACAACATTGCGCTTAATTGCAGGACTTGATCCTGTTAGCGCCGGATCCATTCACATCAGTGGTCGTGACATCACAAGCCTGACACCTGCAGAGCGAAGTGTTGGCATGGTGTTTCAAAGCTATGCACTACTTCCCCATCTGACTGTGTTTGAAAACCTCGAACTCGGTTTGCGAATACGTGGCATATCAAAGCGCGATAGAACATCAAAGATCAGACAGATTCTCGATCTGGTTCAACTTTGGAATCGAGCCGGCAACCGCCCTGCTGAGCTATCAGGTGGTCAGCGTCAAAGAGTTGCTTTAGCCCGGGCACTGATCAGAGAGCCTGAGGTTTATCTTCTGGATGAACCGATGAGTAATCTGGATGCACAATTGAGAGAAGATATACGTCCAGAACTTCGAAGGCTTGTTTTGGAACAAAGGAAACCAACCATCTATGTGACTCATGACCAACATGAAGCCATGGCGATGGCACAACGAATCGCTGTACTTCATGAAGGAAAAATAGAACAGATTGACACGCCATACAATCTTTATCACAACCCTTACAGTCTTTTTGTTGCTCGATTCATCGGTAGACCGCAAATCAATTGTCTGAAAGATGATTCAGATCATGTTCGCGCCGTGAGACCAGAATCCATTCGTTTTTCTGATTCAGGATTATCCGGCAAGCTCCAATCGAGAGAATGGCTGGGGAATTCCCAGTTGCTGTTCCTAGAAACGCAACAAGGACTGATTCGAATGATGGCACCTCCAGAACAGACCATCCCAGAACAAATCAGATTGACATGGCGGGCTGAAGACGAAATCCTCTTCAACGTTGAAACAGGTCTTCGTTTAAGCCGATAG
- a CDS encoding carbohydrate ABC transporter permease — MKAARFVIIALLIWSLSPLAWQLYTSFCTDQALVTPFAPLEQRWTLAHYQSVLQSNPPFIRYLFNSLFAGAISTALTLLLAIPASYSLSKLGQRSALIIKCLLIGCALFPYVLLFLALLEIARYLQLGNSLIALAIPYAALSQPLAVLLLTNAFSDLPPELEDAARVEGLSVLQRFRWILLPLISPAIASTSILVFLFSWNEYPIALTWISDSNKLTLPVAMARIAGSSIHSVPYGPYAAATVIGSIPLILLVMVFQKPIVSGLTTGAVKG, encoded by the coding sequence ATGAAAGCAGCACGATTCGTGATTATCGCTCTATTGATCTGGTCCCTCAGCCCCTTGGCCTGGCAGCTCTACACCTCGTTCTGCACTGATCAAGCACTAGTCACACCGTTTGCTCCACTGGAACAGCGTTGGACACTCGCTCATTATCAAAGTGTTCTACAAAGCAATCCTCCTTTCATTCGCTATCTCTTCAATAGTTTATTCGCAGGAGCCATCTCTACAGCCCTAACACTGTTATTAGCAATACCTGCAAGTTACAGCCTCAGCAAGCTTGGACAACGAAGTGCGCTGATCATCAAATGTCTGCTAATTGGTTGCGCACTATTTCCCTATGTACTGCTCTTTCTGGCTTTGCTGGAAATCGCCCGGTATCTACAACTTGGAAATAGTCTGATTGCACTTGCAATTCCCTACGCAGCACTATCGCAACCTCTGGCAGTTCTCTTACTTACGAATGCATTTTCTGATCTTCCTCCAGAACTCGAAGATGCTGCAAGAGTTGAAGGGTTAAGCGTTCTACAACGATTTCGTTGGATCTTGCTTCCACTCATTTCTCCAGCCATTGCAAGCACATCGATTCTTGTTTTTCTATTCTCATGGAATGAATACCCAATTGCTCTCACGTGGATCAGCGACTCAAATAAGTTGACACTTCCTGTTGCAATGGCAAGAATCGCAGGCTCGTCGATTCATTCCGTTCCCTACGGTCCTTACGCAGCAGCTACAGTTATTGGATCAATTCCTCTCATCCTATTGGTAATGGTTTTCCAGAAACCGATTGTTTCGGGCTTAACCACCGGAGCTGTTAAGGGATGA